The following coding sequences are from one Hyalangium minutum window:
- a CDS encoding DUF2270 domain-containing protein, giving the protein MRVNGRDKNGLESLNLSDAAMAQLYRGELSRSDKWRTRLDTTTNWALTTTAAVISFGFANASSPHVTFLVGIWMVISFLMVEARRYRYYDLWNRRVRLLEDGYWAPMLRHEPVDPDALRELAVELSRPQIHLSLFSAISTRLNRTYGPILIVLLLSWFVKVYSHPQPPVTFREFVDRAHVGPMPGSVIMIIVAVLSLLAAYLFISSYFVRAPLGELRPRHRTRRYTLLESFYRPYAVRRPRRTRPDQPPAPPSGRPPPIIPSTH; this is encoded by the coding sequence ATGCGAGTCAATGGACGGGACAAGAACGGGCTCGAGTCGCTCAACCTCTCGGACGCGGCCATGGCCCAGCTTTACCGGGGGGAGCTCAGCCGCTCGGACAAGTGGCGCACGCGCCTCGACACCACGACGAACTGGGCGCTCACCACCACGGCGGCGGTGATCTCCTTCGGCTTCGCCAACGCCTCCAGCCCCCACGTGACATTCCTGGTGGGCATCTGGATGGTGATCTCCTTCCTCATGGTCGAGGCGCGCCGCTACCGCTACTACGACTTGTGGAACCGGCGCGTCCGCCTGCTCGAGGATGGCTACTGGGCGCCCATGCTGCGCCACGAGCCGGTGGATCCAGACGCCCTGCGCGAGCTGGCCGTGGAGCTGTCACGGCCGCAGATCCACCTGTCGCTGTTCTCCGCCATCTCCACGCGGCTCAACCGCACGTACGGGCCCATCCTCATCGTCCTGCTGCTGAGCTGGTTCGTGAAGGTCTACAGCCACCCGCAGCCGCCGGTCACCTTCCGCGAGTTCGTGGACCGGGCCCACGTCGGCCCGATGCCGGGCAGCGTGATCATGATCATCGTCGCGGTGCTGTCCCTGCTGGCGGCCTACCTCTTCATCTCCTCGTACTTCGTCCGCGCTCCGCTGGGCGAGCTGCGCCCACGCCACAGAACCCGCCGCTATACGCTCTTGGAGTCGTTCTACCGGCCCTATGCCGTGCGCCGGCCCCGCCGCACCCGGCCTGACCAGCCTCCCGCGCCGCCGTCCGGCCGCCCCCCACCCATCATCCCTTCGACCCACTAG
- a CDS encoding hybrid sensor histidine kinase/response regulator, giving the protein MTPNETIDTLAELVQEERERLTRLWAKRLREELYEIDLPGRDLRAPLRRLIDELARLLSDRPDEVLRLWPEVVRAHGAFRYDQRFEPEDLVREFKALEEVLLRVYSRRHEGRLEPEVAEFITELVGEANASAQASYARVLRTEEVRFREAAVMESILYHMDVGILLAEVDGSVSFATQPVSRLMGVPMRSVVGARTANSLAPVLAQVRAHHPSGEPFKVTDLPFMRALQERGPVRGVMMVVERPGGGEAWLEMSATPIWEEGGELAGVIQTLTDRTEAATKTRELTNAQDELRRLQGRLLQRTRAQALGQLASGAAHALNNFLNVLRLRITLLRREFKPEHLDALDRTVGQIGELVGRLQEFNVQRTEEVLKDVPLDAVVREALELVRGELERGGHPVAVDLHLGDPGMVHADTGFLRELVVSLLLAARDRMQQGGRLDLTTQAEGTDRVTLRIQDEGPPYAVEELSRLFDPLNREAGAPQVALQLAVVRAQVQRWGGELTVENSQSGTGGAFVVRLPRAKAAHEQEPRPEAVTTGPRRFQQTRRVLVVDDDMDNARMLAEVLGDEGYDVQVAQSAEVALQLWERRRYDAALLDALMPDKTGWELAKELRQRTPQALLAIVTGMDVRGQSRATLALVDAVFRKPIDVGALDEFLSQSETPATPSEPSAPASGGEKVGEGPLTH; this is encoded by the coding sequence GTGACACCGAACGAGACCATCGACACGCTGGCGGAGCTGGTCCAGGAGGAGCGCGAGCGTTTGACGCGCCTGTGGGCCAAGCGCCTCCGCGAAGAGCTGTACGAGATAGACCTCCCGGGCCGGGATCTGCGCGCACCGCTGCGGCGGCTGATCGATGAGCTTGCCCGCCTGCTGAGCGATCGGCCGGATGAGGTGCTGCGGCTGTGGCCCGAGGTGGTGCGGGCCCACGGGGCCTTCCGGTACGACCAGCGCTTCGAGCCCGAGGACCTGGTGCGCGAGTTCAAGGCGCTGGAGGAGGTGCTGCTGCGCGTCTACTCCCGCCGCCACGAGGGCCGGCTGGAGCCGGAGGTGGCCGAGTTCATCACCGAGCTGGTGGGCGAGGCCAACGCCTCGGCGCAGGCCTCGTATGCGCGCGTGCTGAGGACGGAGGAGGTGCGTTTCCGCGAGGCGGCGGTGATGGAGTCCATCCTCTACCACATGGATGTGGGCATCCTGCTGGCGGAGGTGGATGGGAGCGTGTCCTTCGCCACTCAGCCGGTGAGCAGGCTGATGGGGGTGCCCATGCGCTCGGTGGTGGGGGCGCGCACGGCGAACTCGCTGGCGCCGGTGCTGGCGCAGGTGCGCGCGCACCACCCCTCGGGGGAACCGTTCAAGGTGACGGACCTGCCCTTCATGCGGGCGCTCCAGGAGCGCGGGCCGGTGCGTGGAGTGATGATGGTGGTGGAGCGGCCCGGAGGCGGAGAGGCCTGGCTGGAGATGAGCGCCACGCCCATCTGGGAGGAGGGCGGCGAGCTGGCCGGCGTCATCCAGACGCTCACGGATCGCACCGAGGCGGCCACGAAGACGCGGGAGCTGACGAACGCGCAAGACGAGCTGCGGCGGCTGCAGGGGCGGCTGCTGCAGCGCACCCGGGCGCAGGCGCTGGGGCAGCTGGCCAGCGGGGCGGCGCACGCGCTCAACAACTTCCTCAACGTGCTGCGCCTGCGCATCACCCTGCTGCGGCGCGAGTTCAAGCCCGAGCACCTGGACGCGCTGGACCGGACGGTGGGGCAGATTGGCGAGCTGGTGGGGCGGCTGCAGGAGTTCAACGTGCAGCGCACCGAGGAGGTGCTGAAGGACGTGCCCCTCGATGCGGTGGTGCGCGAGGCGCTGGAGTTGGTGCGCGGCGAACTGGAGCGGGGAGGGCATCCGGTGGCGGTGGATCTGCACCTGGGAGATCCGGGCATGGTGCATGCCGATACCGGCTTCCTGCGCGAGCTGGTGGTGAGCCTGCTGCTGGCGGCCCGGGACCGGATGCAGCAGGGTGGCCGGTTGGATCTCACCACGCAGGCGGAGGGCACGGATCGCGTCACCTTGCGCATCCAGGACGAGGGCCCGCCCTATGCGGTGGAGGAGCTGTCGAGGTTGTTCGATCCGCTCAACCGGGAGGCGGGGGCGCCTCAGGTGGCCTTGCAGCTGGCGGTGGTGCGGGCCCAGGTGCAGCGCTGGGGCGGTGAACTGACGGTGGAGAATTCGCAGAGCGGGACGGGCGGCGCCTTCGTGGTGCGGCTGCCTCGCGCGAAGGCCGCGCATGAGCAGGAGCCCCGTCCCGAGGCGGTGACGACGGGGCCACGCCGCTTCCAGCAGACGCGCCGCGTGCTGGTGGTGGACGACGACATGGACAACGCGCGGATGCTGGCGGAGGTGCTCGGGGACGAGGGCTATGACGTGCAGGTGGCCCAGAGCGCGGAGGTGGCGCTGCAGCTGTGGGAGCGCCGCCGCTACGACGCGGCCCTGCTGGACGCGCTGATGCCAGACAAGACCGGCTGGGAGCTCGCGAAGGAGCTGCGCCAGCGGACGCCGCAGGCCCTGCTGGCCATCGTCACCGGCATGGACGTCCGGGGGCAGAGCCGCGCCACGCTGGCGCTCGTGGACGCGGTGTTCCGGAAGCCGATCGACGTGGGCGCGCTGGACGAGTTCCTCTCTCAGTCGGAGACGCCCGCCACCCCCTCCGAGCCGTCTGCTCCGGCGTCCGGTGGGGAGAAGGTTGGGGAGGGCCCGTTGACCCATTAG